From the genome of Seriola aureovittata isolate HTS-2021-v1 ecotype China chromosome 18, ASM2101889v1, whole genome shotgun sequence:
CGGTCTTCACGAATCTTCAAAGGCAAAAATCGCTACTACCAACCCTACGACATCCCTGCTGCCAACGGGCGGAGGCGGAGGCGTATGCCCAGCTCCAGCGACACCTTCCTCAGGTCCCTGGCCCACGGAGAGCCTGGGCCTGGGAGGGGTCTGCATGCTCCACTACCCCTATGTCTGCTTAAAGGAAAGGGAGCCCAGTCCAAGTCCCTGGACTACCTTAACCTGGACAAAATAAGCATCAAAGAGTCATCGGACACTGAGGTGTTACAGTACCAGCTGCAGCACCTTACCCTGCGGGGGGAGCGCGTGTTTACCAGGAACAAGACATGAGCACAGTGGAAGGCCTGTTGAGGCGTCGGTCACCCTCTGGGGTTTAGGTGCTATTTCCAGCCTGGTCTCTTTCTACTCAGATTATAAAGGGTTCCTTAAGAAGACAGTCTGATAATCCTGTTTATTATTAACTGGGGGTTTTACCTTGTACTGTACACATAACGTGGTGAAGAAAATCCTTAAATTAGTCCTCACATCGTAATGAGGTgttgaggttaaaaaaaaatgtgaattacagtgcattcagaaagtattcagaccccttcacttgtCTTACAtcttgttatgttgcagcctcatgataaaattgtttaaattagaTCAATTTAAAGTGCAAAATatctaaaattcagttttctctttgtcattatgggtaaaaattataaataattttagcataaagctgcaacataacaaaaagtgaaacaagtgaaggggtctgaagactttctgagtGCACTGTATATAAACTTAGCAATAACTAGTGAACCTATTTAttgacagtgttgtgtgtttgtactggtCAGAGACGCACTAATATATCAGCTGACAGCTGAGAGAAGCACATATCACATACTGTATCAGCTTTAAATGCACCGTTGCTACCAGGCCAATTATAGATTTACTGCTTATCTGTGAGGAGTTGTGTTCATGGACGTTTTGCATACAACTGTCAAATCAGCAAGATGATACTTTTAGTACGTTgctaatttatttattgctgtcaatgtgtttttaaacttcTTATTTACCATGAGGTGGACATGTGGAAAAAACTAATTGATGCTCCACTCAGTCTGTTTACTGAGAGGCAGGTAAAGGTGAGCtgattaaaggtcccatattttacactttccctgtgttttatttgacgTGTTAATCCAATgatctgactgttttctgagggattgaataaaaatatagcagattataggttaacactcagagaaaccaaatcctgcaaggttggatggtggatccaggtgggcggggcttggggcatggctgagagcagtgactgctttgttgtgacatcacaaagttccagaagtcctgacggctggttttaaggctcagtttctgaatacaggctgtgtgcatttctctgtggactgaggctttgatactttcacagtattaataaagaacctagacctgatctataatcaaacaacacatggacagagacctttatactatatggacctttaaaggaTCTTAATACAACACTCACGCTGGGTATTGAACTGTGATACTTTTATGGACTGACTGAATTGGTTTGATTGTATCAAGGATCAAAAATAGTCTTGTCCTTTGATAATAGTAAATGAGTAATGTCATCAGTGTAAGTGAGCCACTCAGTATGCAGCATGCCTTGACCAAGATCTAATAatgctggtgattggctgtttatttacatgaacaCGTTTGAGTGAGCAAAGAGACTGAGcctcaaaataaaactatatactataactataatatataatactaGAACTATAAAAAAATTGTACTATAATGTGcgttgtaattttctttttgtcaaaatGGATTTGATCAAATTGGTATTGAAAAAGTATCATTAAGAATCTGTAACAGTACTGATATTGAACATTTTGGAATGACCAGTCCTACTGTGATCATTCCCTCTGTCCACACTGTGATTAGAGAAGCGtcagagaaaggagagggatgacacacagcagaggtcCCTCAGCCAGACCCAAACCAGGAACTTTTCAGTTTCATGCTCAGCTTCTCAGACCTCTAGTCTCGGTGATCCACCATCATGATCCCCTCCTGATGTGACCGTACTGCAGTCTGCGGGGGAGACGATCCACTCTCTAGTTTGtctaactcagactgctgacGCTTCATTTAGCTCCAGCTCAACTTCAGAATGTATTTTTACACAGGACGAGGACGTGGACGTTTCCCTCCATGTCTTACAGATACTCACACAGAGGGGGATCAGGGAGATGAATGATTATAGCAATTCATGTTGGTGACagcagtgacctttgacctggttGGAGATCAGAGATCAGAAAACACCTGTATCCCTGCAGTATTGTCCTCCAGATGTGgagagatacagacagatgAGTGGAGCATCACCTCAGTCTTTTTTACGCCTGTTCAGTGGCTATTGTGGGCAAGTATGGTTGGGAATATATTGGCTTTAGAAAAGCATATTGGTGCATCTCTAGTTTTGTATATTGGTTATGGGTGCACAACAACAGTATGTACAGGTGTGTCTttttaatgagtgtgtgtgttcccctTACAGCTGGTAACGGACGTGTTTCCAATGCCTCTCCTGCAGAAACAGAGTTTTCTGCACCTGATTGCACTGTTGGACGTCTACTACAGACTCTCTCTGGAAACAGCAGTGCACCTTGACATTGTCACCACCACGGCACCAGTTAGGTGTTCACAGTAAACGCTGCAATATTGTATATAAGCAAGCCATGTGAACACTTACAGTTCTGCAGAAACATCCGTACACCCCCTGAGTTTTCgcacagtttgttttgttgctttgagAGGAAATTGTGATTTCTTTATCTCAGAACTTCAGTGTTTTGACACTAAAACATTAGACATTTccattaactttattaacatgtaacatgtaacatcTGGACCTCTGTGTTAAATTTTATGTGATGATGGCATCTTTCAAATTGTTTTGTTGTAGAAAAAGAGTCAAACTGGTGCGGTGTGTGTTACTTTGAGGCAATTCAATCTCAGATCCTGCAAGTCACCAGTCAGATAAATTCAAATCCTGCTCATAGAGGCTTTAAATATTTAGTATAAATATGTTTGTagatgtttttgaaaatagTCCAGAATACAGTGGCCACATGTTCTTCATCTTTGAATCAATGTGAAGAGCGTGGATGTGGGATTTAGTTGTTCCGAATACTTGAATAACATGAGACGTCCACATGAGGTGAATGATCAAAATAAGGATTTTGTCCACAGTGTTAGATCAGCAGGTGGAGCATGATGGACACTGCATCTctatccacctgtttttatgctCATTTTAAATTTGCTCGCAGAAAATTTTGAATCCtggaaattagaaaaaaaaaaaaaaatatcacaaaggAACTTTTCCACTCAGCTCAGGTGGAAGTTTGTGTattgataaaagcaaaatgcaatAAATCGGTGATGATGTGCATAGAGCATGTGGCTTAATGGCTATTTGccaagttttgctattgctacatggctaacgttagcattaacagctgtttacttaccagtcttgccaagagcttcagccaatGTGGCTTTTACAATACGAGAAGTCATAATACTGGACGCAACAGTGAAtcagtatca
Proteins encoded in this window:
- the macir gene encoding macrophage immunometabolism regulator isoform X2, with amino-acid sequence MSVRMEMDISGVSRTHVSILPAAEIKATLKPEAERPRCASTPCSPIRGTVAGYQILHMDSNYLVGFTTGEELLKLAHKWSEGAPEKSSVSESVSSPIQSPVPKSVDLGIHRSSRIFKGKNRYYQPYDIPAANGRRRRRMPSSSDTFLRSLAHGEPGPGRGLHAPLPLCLLKGKGAQSKSLDYLNLDKISIKESSDTEVLQYQLQHLTLRGERVFTRNKT